Proteins encoded in a region of the Mycoplasma feriruminatoris genome:
- a CDS encoding glycine cleavage system protein H: MKKVIKYLIIEKIDNKNEYYLRMTSEMQDDIGTVSYLQFKNTDKKMLKEDDVFLALEASKAILNLKMPLDATVVKWNQKALDNPKLISSHDDSENWIMVLSDIDEQKFMSLEDF; the protein is encoded by the coding sequence ATGAAAAAAGTTATTAAATATCTTATTATTGAAAAAATAGATAATAAAAATGAATATTATTTAAGAATGACTTCAGAAATGCAAGATGATATTGGTACAGTTTCTTATTTACAATTTAAAAACACAGATAAAAAAATGTTAAAAGAAGATGATGTGTTTTTAGCTTTAGAAGCTTCAAAAGCCATTTTGAATTTAAAAATGCCACTTGATGCAACTGTTGTTAAGTGAAATCAAAAAGCTTTAGACAATCCAAAACTAATCAGTTCACATGATGATTCAGAAAACTGAATTATGGTTTTAAGTGATATTGATGAACAAAAATTTATGAGTTTAGAAGACTTTTAA
- a CDS encoding SIR2 family NAD-dependent protein deacylase, with protein sequence MNTNLSIKQLDDLINQNDSLLIAIGSEIYQTNKQVDFENNFSDFIKEFNFIDFKQASVYPFLDISNYWAFFSRYIKLNYFDKKLDKTFIDLKNYLENKNYFIITTNSDNSLEQAGFDLDKIFYLDAKYNLLECSNKCTDQLYTNDLAILNMANNQNNLKVSLDLIPRCSKCNSFLKVHQRYWCRTFIQDDHFISSENKYQNFINQNKDKKMLFWEIGVNFNNQLTVKQPFWKMVSQFSNATYLAMNQKVYRIPLEIRSKSITYTNDLHLAIKNLLEVKKWYL encoded by the coding sequence ATGAATACAAATCTTAGTATTAAACAACTTGATGATTTAATTAATCAAAATGATAGTTTATTAATTGCTATTGGATCTGAAATTTATCAAACAAATAAACAAGTTGATTTTGAAAATAATTTTAGTGATTTTATTAAAGAATTTAATTTTATTGATTTTAAACAAGCTAGTGTTTATCCTTTTTTAGATATATCAAATTACTGAGCCTTTTTTTCAAGATATATTAAGTTAAATTATTTTGATAAAAAACTAGATAAAACTTTTATTGATTTAAAAAATTACTTAGAAAATAAAAACTATTTTATTATTACAACTAATAGTGATAATAGTTTAGAACAAGCAGGTTTTGATTTAGATAAAATCTTTTATTTAGATGCTAAATACAATTTATTAGAATGTTCTAATAAGTGTACTGATCAACTTTATACAAATGATCTAGCTATTTTAAATATGGCAAATAATCAAAACAATTTAAAAGTTAGTTTAGATTTAATTCCACGTTGTAGTAAATGTAATAGTTTTTTAAAAGTTCATCAACGTTATTGATGTAGAACTTTTATACAAGATGATCATTTTATTAGTTCAGAAAATAAATATCAAAACTTTATTAATCAAAATAAAGATAAAAAGATGTTATTTTGAGAAATTGGAGTTAATTTTAATAATCAATTAACTGTTAAACAACCTTTTTGAAAAATGGTTAGTCAGTTTAGTAATGCAACTTATTTAGCTATGAATCAAAAAGTTTATCGTATTCCTTTAGAAATTAGATCAAAATCAATTACATATACAAATGATTTACATTTAGCAATAAAAAACTTATTGGAGGTAAAAAAATGGTACTTATAG